GCAGTCCTATAGATACTCTGTATTAATATATATTCTCACAACCATCTATTTCATTGCATTACAATATTTTGCCTTTTAATACTGACAGTTATTCTTGTTGTGTACCTGTTATGTATTTGTTCAGAAGGTTTGTTATTATACATTGAATTGGGAAATTAAGGACATTCACCCTTGCCAGAGAGTTTGCCAGATTTCTGACAGTGTTGCACAGTGTTAATACCTAACTGTGAAGCATTAGGATCTGAAATGCAAGTGGATCTTGCTGTAATGCAAGTGCACCATACACATATTGCACAAACTGGACATATCACCACTTTTTGGAGGCTTCATTGGCAACATTATCATGGTTATTGAAAACACTGCTGGTATGCAGTGAGATTTTGATCATTCAGTACTTGTAGGTGCAGGTAGAATAGATACAGCAGCAGGTTAATGGTTTCGGTACAGTTGCTTCCACACAGTTGGTGTCCGATTATGATATTTGTGCAAGTTCTTCCAGAATCTgattttacagttttacattGAGCTGGCAGCCTACTTAAAACATCCCTCCAAACACCTAGACCTTTCTCCCCAGAGAAGCCATCATGCTGGGGCATCATAACATGGGtcatcagtttgtttgtttgtttattaggattttaacatcatgttttacactttggttacattcatgacaggaacggtagttactcattacacaaggttaatcagttcacaaagttatatcaaacacagtcatggacaatttagtgtctctgattcacctcacttgaacatctttggactgtgggaggaaaccggagcacccagaggaaacccatgcagacacggggagaacatgcaaactccacacagaaaggacacggaccgccccacctggggatcgaacccaggaccttcctgctgtgaggcgacagtgctacccaccgagccaccgtgccaccctgggtCATCAGATTTTGCACAAACTTGTGCAGTCATTACAGCCAACAGGAAATTCTATTAACACATATTCAtagattaatattaatacatgaTTAATCACtacttagaaaatgtagatatgcttaAGGCATTTTATATAAGgatgtttgttattattgttgttatcacATTCACAGAGCCTCTGTGTGAGACTCGGTCggtgtgatccttctctgcagacaagattaaaacttTCCTACTCACAGTCCAGTCTTTGAGGTATTTTACTAAAGTTTTTTCCACCACAACACTTAAACAATTATGCAGATTATATGAATTGTAATGAAAACAATGCATTAAATTCTAGAAAAATGAAAAGTTCATAACATGTGAATATAACCCACCTGAATTTTGACCCTGCTCATGCAGATGGAGCATTCCTTCAGTTTATTTTTCATgactgctggtgttttttaattgtttaaccTGATTTTATGCTTAAATGTTGGAGAATTGTACTTGTTGTACACTTCGGGAACTGCAGATCTGCTAATCTGAATGCTCAGGTCAGGTTTACTTATTGTTTAAAGTGTGACTATGTAACCGTACATGGtggtacatttatttatcagtCCACCACAGCAAGCTTTAGATTTAATCTTTATAATGTTCGGATTAATCAAAACTCTTTTACAGGCACTAATTATCAAGCCTGTTGTAATTAGTAAAACACGTTGAACGTTTTAGACTGATACAGGATCAGATAGTGTGGAATAAATGCATATAATAAACGGAACTACCTGTTCAATAAACTGATCTCAGATCAGACTTTAAAGAGTCATTACACTCCGCTACTACTCTCCCTTCCTTGTGCATTAGTGTTAGCGAtcaactacagtatatataagcCCATCGCCACCTACCGTCTAGAGTTTAGTAGTGCagtattaaaaatcaaatctaATTTACTCAAAATCAAGCTCGATAAAGGGATTCCCAACATTTTACAACATTACCCAACATTTATTTAAGTCCACCTATTTTTTACTTTTCCTAGGACATATTAAAATAAGCACTTTGGGTTATTTCCTCGAAGTTATGCTGCAgtctttaatttaatgtaaGTCTTCAATGTGCAAGAGTGAATTACTCGTgtgattttacagtgaaaatcatgaaatagcattatttCATGAGGTACATGGCGGTATTTAATATGCCATAAAGTAATTAAACAGCCAGCatgattaaacaaaattaagaagGATAATCATACTAGTGTTgtggatgttttaatatttatttaaatatagtttttttgtaaataatatttttgttttgtgcatacACGTTagtttaggattataaactgttcAGACAAATGTAGGATTTATGTCACATTAAAAAGCTACAGGGGAAAAAAAGACTAATTTAgtgaaaaaaaatctttttttttttaactgagaaaagtccacagggtaaaagtgtcagtataagagttgtagtatgtaatgtgggttacacttgataaaaaaacaacttgtttagaagcaatttgatgaatactttaaatgctattgaagttatagCATTAGGTGAACTTTTAATGTTAGTAAACACACCTCATTTTAACACCATTTTAAGGAGGTAGCTAAATCTTAAAATTATTTCGACCTTATTCTCGAAATTGAaacttattatttatctttgtaCAGTGGTCCTAATTCTCCGTcgtataaaacagacaataaatgaataaattaatttttgggtgtgcagtgtttgttgttggtcgatgtctacaaacttttggccatgtgcTGTGTTCGTCTCCACCCCAGTAGATGGTGTTATTACATCTCAGATTGTTGTTTAGTAGAACAGGAGACCAGTGGAGTGCGGAAGAAGCTCTAACTTCCCTCTAAAGATCTTTATTTGATTAAATTCTGcagtattttgttatttttagtgatttattataatgtgtACAGACTGTGTTCAGAAAGAGTATCCGGACAGGGTGAGTTCAACGGCGCTCCAGATTCCTGTAAATcgaaaacaaatatttttactTAGCTTGTCAGACAAAACGTTTGCtgctcttttattattattattattgttattattattattattatagtctgTTTGTCAATACACTTTCAGAAaactttatacattttaattcaattcaattcaatggtgctttattttatgtttacgcTTGTATTGCCAAACCTttgataaaaatacatttaaattctaAACGTAAAAAGTAAAATCAAAAGCGACATGGTGAGAAGGTCatggattcgattcccaggtggagcgctccaggtcctttctgtttgtagtttgcatgttctccccgtgtctgtgtgggtttgctgcgggagctccggtttcctccaacagtccaaaaacatgcaagtgaggtgaattggagacactaaattgtccacgactccacacagaaaggacccggaccgccccacctggggatcgaacccaggaccttcttgatctacccaccgagctacctggcagttgtagcctacaagttagggtactggactagtaattacagcgtcgctggttcaagcaccaccactgccaggttggcaccgttgggctcttgagcaaggcccctaaccttcaatagcttagactgtatactgtcacactactgtacgtcgctttggatagaaaatgtaaagtaaatgtCAGTGTTTCAGTGATGTGATCTGACTTTATTATGTGCAGGGCAACACCTGTCTGGATGATGGCTCCTACCTGATGAACTTCCAGGGCTGTGCTAACTGTCAGCACCGAGACTTTGTGCTGATTAGCGACAAGACTAAAGTGGATGAAGATGAGGAGGAGATTGTCACCTATCTCCGTGAGTCTATTTATTACTGGAAAAATCGAACAATTTGTAATTTGTAACTGCCTGATTCACAGCCGTAAAAAACACGTCACTGTAATAAGCAATtcgctgtgaaattcaaactgtaaggtttgtgtttagcgatttaacgtttttcattcgtgtagcgttcaagtgcctcatgtttactgcttaatctgcactatgaggcgtcctagcgatcctacggcaattcagttagcaatcgcttagtcaaaatgtccaagatgtggaagtaaagcagctaaaaacacgactcgggtttACATTGAACTATTAAGGTCTCAGTGCTGTATGTTGTAGCTTCTGTTTATtccatcatttaatttatgagagtaatttaatgactgaaaTCTGTGAATTTAATAGCACCCTAATTATTAGTAACACTTGACTTATTTTGCAGATAAGTGCAAGAACTGTGATCACGTCATAGCCAGACATGAGTACACGTTCAGTGTGGTGGACGACTATCAGGTAAGCACACCTCAGCACTTCAGTTCAATTTTACAGTATGGAAAAGAAAGATTTATTTCCTCtaggttttatttatatatttttttatatatatatatatatataaatattatat
The sequence above is drawn from the Trichomycterus rosablanca isolate fTriRos1 chromosome 9, fTriRos1.hap1, whole genome shotgun sequence genome and encodes:
- the churc1 gene encoding protein Churchill, with the translated sequence MCTDCVQKEYPDRGNTCLDDGSYLMNFQGCANCQHRDFVLISDKTKVDEDEEEIVTYLHKCKNCDHVIARHEYTFSVVDDYQEYTMLCMLCGKAEDSISVMPDDPRQSSLF